The Prodigiosinella aquatilis region GCCCCGGCATGATGATTGGTGCCCTGAGTTTTGAACCATTATCCGGTCCGGCAGCAAGGCCTTATAATCGTCGTCAGGACGCTAAATATAAAGATCAAAAAGGTGCTGTCGCAAGCCGGATTGATGAAGACTAGCTTCCCGACAGTTTGCTGTATGCCTATTGTAATGAGGATGGCATGAGAAGATTTCTAACAGCGCTGGTTATTCTGCTGGTGGTGCTGGTCGTGGGAATGACCTCGCTGATTGTACTGATCAATCCTAACGACTTCCGTGATTATATGGTGCATCAGGTGGCAGCACGCAGTGGTTACAAACTGAAGCTTGATGGCGAATTGCGCTGGCATGTATGGCCGGAGTTGAGCATTCTTTCCAGCAGTATGTCGTTGAGTGCTCCAGGGGCAGAGATACCACTGGTCAGCGCAGAAAATATGCGCCTGGATGTCAAGTTATGGCCTCTGCTCTCCCACCGGCTGGAAGTAAAACAGGTGATGCTCAAAGGTGCGGTAATTCGCTTCACACCGGAAAGTGCCGCTAAACGGATGAGTCGAGCACCTATTGCTCCTCCTGGGCCTTCAGAACCAGGAGAAGAAACGGGCTGGCGCTTTGATATTAACCGTATAGAAGTGGCCGACAGCCTGTTAGTCTTCCAGCGTACTAATAATGATTTGATTAATGTCCGTGACATTAATCTGAAAGTTGTGCGTGACAGCGCCAATCAGCTACGGCTGGAGCTGTCCAGTCGTATTAACCGTGATCAGCGTGACTTATCGTTTACGTTGGCAGCCAGCATGGACATGCAGCATTTCCCACAACAAGTCAGCGCCAGTATTGAAAAGTTTGATTATCAGCTGCAGGGCGCTGGGATTCCGGTGACCGGTATCAGTGGTAAAGGCAGTCTGAATGCCAGTTACCAACAGCAACCAGAAAAAATGACCATTAGTCAATTTGCCTTGAGCGCTAATAACAGTCAGTTGACAGGCTCAGCGACGGCAGTACTGGGTAGTGTTCCTGACTACATACTGAGTCTGAAATCTACGCGACTGGATCTGGACGAATTACTGGGACTGGCACAGTTCCAGGATAGCGATGCGCCGGCAGATAAAGCCATTGCAGCCAAACCAGTGATTTCTAAAGATGTGACAGGTCAAAAAGATAATGAAGTGTTGAGAGGTTTTACCGCCCATGTTGCCATTGATGCCGATGAGCTAATTTATCACGGCTTGCATGTTACCCAGTTTGCACTACAGGCGACCAATCAACGCGGGGTACTATCGGTGCCCACCTTAGTGGGTACCTTAGGCGATGGGCGTTTTTCGTTGCCAGGATCGATGAATATAGATGCGTCTCCCTCTATTACCGTACAACCGGATCTTCGAAATATAGCGTTATCACCACTGCTACACGCTTTTGGTTTGCCGGAAACCCTAAGTGGCAAGCTTAGTCTGCAAGGGGATATGAGTGGCAATTCACTTTCTGCCGCCGCAGTTATGTCACAGTGGCATGGCAATGCCGCGTTGCAGGCGACGGGTCTGCGGCTGAATGGCCTGAATATTCAACAGATGATTCAGCAGGCGGTTGAGCGTAATAACAGCAGCGTCCACAGCCAAGGCAATTATGAACGTTATACCGAAGTGCGGCAGATGACCGCTAAAGCTCGTCTTAGCGCGGGTAAATTACAGCTACAGGCGTTGGATGGTCGTTCCGACATATTGTCACTGACCGGTGAGGGTACATTTGACCTCCCAGCACAGCGCTGTGATGTCAACCTGGGTGTGAAGGTCACTCAAGGATGGCAAGGTGACAAAAACGTTGTACAGATGCTTCAGGATATCGTGATACCGTTCCGTTTGTATGGTTCTTGGCATAACCTTAATTACCAACTTCAGGTTGATCAAATTCTACGCAATCGTCTGCAAGATGAAATGAAGAAACGACTAAATGAATGGATAGGCAAAAATAAGCAGTACCAGAAGAATAAAGATATCAAGCAACTGATGCAGGGGTTGTGATTAACTCTGCAGGCGATATATACGCCTGCAGAGTCATATTGACCGTTTAACTTGCCACCATCGTGTATTTAAAACGCTGTATTTCAAACCTCGTAATCGGACTGTGGCGTATCCTGAATAATTAACACTTTGAGTATGCGGTGACTTTCGACCGTCAGCACATTGAAACGATATCCATCAATGACGATTTCATCACCTTCTTGTGGGATTTTTTGTGAGTACTCCATTAGCAATCCGGCCAGAGTATGATATTCACGCTTTTCATCCAATTGTAACGGGACATACATCATCAAATCTTCTACGGGAAGATAACCGTTAGCGGTCAGCGTACCATCTTCATTTTCCTGAATATCATGGCGAGCATCCAACTCTTCACCTTCCAATGGAAGGTTCCCGGCAATGGTCTCCATGACGTCGCTTAATGTAACAATCCCTTCTACCGAGCCGAATTCATCCACCACGAAAGCAAAGTGTGTATGGGCTTCACGAAACTGTTCGAGTGCTGACAACAACGATAGCTGTTCTGGAAAAATCAGCGGCTGACGGATCAGCTTGCGCAGATCCAGAGGCTGGCAATTAAGCTGTTGGCGTAACAAATCGATAATGTGCACGACACCGAGTGGTTCATTCGATACATTTTTGTCTGTCACTACCAGCCGGGTATGCTGATTTTTTTCCATCAAAGCAGGGAAATGTTCAGTTTCGGTGTCGATATCTACATTTTCTATATCGTGCCGCGAGGTCATAATGCTACTCACTGAACGTTGAGCCATGCCCAACACCCGCTCAATCATCCGTTGTTCCTGTCGGTTGAAAACTGATTGACTGGCAGAGCCGGTGTTGTCCGCAATCATGGCTGATGTCTGGTTATCCAGTTCGGCATCTTTATGTTCGCCCCGTAGCATTCGTAGTACCGCTTCCGCTGTTCGTTGACGCAACGGCAGAGACAAAGAGAGGAAACGTTTATGGTTAAACTGCGCAATCTGATTGAGCATTTCAATCATCACGGAGAAGCCGATGGCTGCATAGAGATAGCCTTTAGGAATATGATAACCAAAAGCGTCGGCCACCAGACTGAAACCAATCATCAGTAGGAAACTCAAGCATAAAATGACGATGGTCGGATGCGCATTGACAAAGCGAGTCAGTGGTTTGCTGGCCAGTAACATTAAGCCGATAGCAATGGTGACGGCTGCCATCATAACCAGCAGATGCTCTGTCATCCCTACGGCGGTGATAACTGAATCCAGAGAGAAAATAGCGTCCAGAATGACAATTTGTGCGACAACCGGCCAGAAACGTGCGCCCTTGTGTTGAGTCTGCTGTCCCTGATCCTTGCCTTCCAGCCTTTCGTTAAGCTCCATCGTAGCCTTGAACAACAGGAACAGTCCCCCGACCAGCATGATAATATCGCGGGCGCTGAAAGCGTGATCCAGCGCTGTAACCAGCGGATTAGTAAGGGAAACTAGCCAGGATATAGAGGAGAGCAGGATGAACCGCATCAGCAGTGCCAGTAATAAACCGACAACACGAGCCTTGTCCCGCAGTTTTTCCGGCAGCTTTTCAGC contains the following coding sequences:
- the asmA gene encoding outer membrane assembly protein AsmA, yielding MRRFLTALVILLVVLVVGMTSLIVLINPNDFRDYMVHQVAARSGYKLKLDGELRWHVWPELSILSSSMSLSAPGAEIPLVSAENMRLDVKLWPLLSHRLEVKQVMLKGAVIRFTPESAAKRMSRAPIAPPGPSEPGEETGWRFDINRIEVADSLLVFQRTNNDLINVRDINLKVVRDSANQLRLELSSRINRDQRDLSFTLAASMDMQHFPQQVSASIEKFDYQLQGAGIPVTGISGKGSLNASYQQQPEKMTISQFALSANNSQLTGSATAVLGSVPDYILSLKSTRLDLDELLGLAQFQDSDAPADKAIAAKPVISKDVTGQKDNEVLRGFTAHVAIDADELIYHGLHVTQFALQATNQRGVLSVPTLVGTLGDGRFSLPGSMNIDASPSITVQPDLRNIALSPLLHAFGLPETLSGKLSLQGDMSGNSLSAAAVMSQWHGNAALQATGLRLNGLNIQQMIQQAVERNNSSVHSQGNYERYTEVRQMTAKARLSAGKLQLQALDGRSDILSLTGEGTFDLPAQRCDVNLGVKVTQGWQGDKNVVQMLQDIVIPFRLYGSWHNLNYQLQVDQILRNRLQDEMKKRLNEWIGKNKQYQKNKDIKQLMQGL
- a CDS encoding TerC family protein, whose product is MEWIVDPTVWAGLATLVVLELVLGIDNLVFIAILAEKLPEKLRDKARVVGLLLALLMRFILLSSISWLVSLTNPLVTALDHAFSARDIIMLVGGLFLLFKATMELNERLEGKDQGQQTQHKGARFWPVVAQIVILDAIFSLDSVITAVGMTEHLLVMMAAVTIAIGLMLLASKPLTRFVNAHPTIVILCLSFLLMIGFSLVADAFGYHIPKGYLYAAIGFSVMIEMLNQIAQFNHKRFLSLSLPLRQRTAEAVLRMLRGEHKDAELDNQTSAMIADNTGSASQSVFNRQEQRMIERVLGMAQRSVSSIMTSRHDIENVDIDTETEHFPALMEKNQHTRLVVTDKNVSNEPLGVVHIIDLLRQQLNCQPLDLRKLIRQPLIFPEQLSLLSALEQFREAHTHFAFVVDEFGSVEGIVTLSDVMETIAGNLPLEGEELDARHDIQENEDGTLTANGYLPVEDLMMYVPLQLDEKREYHTLAGLLMEYSQKIPQEGDEIVIDGYRFNVLTVESHRILKVLIIQDTPQSDYEV